Proteins encoded in a region of the Candidatus Margulisiibacteriota bacterium genome:
- a CDS encoding alpha/beta hydrolase, with protein MAIPAAAFSVRSLGMGNIYSPAATDPAGLFYNPAYLARNDAIRLSGESLLAGAVPKDCLALSIGDLGVGRAGYDQGGLLFVGHGFNTYSFFRLGIGVRFLNGKKDFDLGFDADLNRNWALSAAVQNTDGAILPADYNLNLAYHTEDRDRSVVVARDSLGKIGLGYEQQFLPRAFFRFGLAGERPTLGLTYPLNRYIDLDLAGDWDRGGGRVLFGLNVFRNTENKKINSNRSLNFGPAIVGEDKFAVIEGYNLHYVDAGGGYPFVLIGGGIHYTHHWDPYMAELAAQYRVINIDHLGAGESDKPNYFFGYTTEEQAEIVNALLDQIGIKEAYLLGYCYGGSVAMYLAGKYPEKYKKVVAIEGFVVGLNNIPIEGNTELRRQAVTLRHDVEYLGAYLLRDFVCASYRLDYPYFNEKMWFQVNRSILYIDIGEKVKGMKASLLYYAGTKSWAKDFLAPTKEFVRKNVKDLEYIEIEGAGHDVDRYDQKEFMRRLLAFLKQ; from the coding sequence ATGGCAATTCCAGCGGCGGCCTTCTCCGTTCGTTCTCTTGGGATGGGAAACATCTATTCACCGGCGGCTACTGATCCGGCAGGGTTATTTTACAATCCGGCCTATTTGGCCCGGAACGACGCGATTAGACTGTCGGGGGAAAGTCTTTTGGCCGGCGCGGTCCCCAAAGATTGCTTAGCCTTATCGATTGGTGATTTAGGGGTTGGGCGGGCCGGGTATGATCAGGGCGGGTTGTTATTTGTCGGGCATGGCTTTAATACTTATTCTTTTTTTCGCCTTGGGATCGGGGTCCGGTTTTTAAACGGGAAAAAAGACTTTGACCTTGGGTTTGACGCCGATCTTAATCGGAATTGGGCGCTTTCCGCCGCCGTTCAAAACACTGATGGCGCGATCCTCCCTGCCGATTATAATCTTAATCTGGCTTATCACACGGAAGATCGGGACCGATCGGTTGTGGTGGCGCGCGACTCGCTGGGGAAGATTGGGCTGGGTTATGAACAGCAATTCTTGCCCAGGGCTTTTTTCCGTTTCGGCCTGGCTGGCGAGCGCCCGACCTTAGGCTTGACCTACCCGCTTAATCGCTATATCGACCTTGATCTGGCGGGCGATTGGGACCGGGGAGGGGGGCGGGTGCTTTTTGGGCTTAACGTTTTCCGTAATACTGAAAACAAAAAGATCAACTCAAACCGGTCGCTTAATTTTGGACCGGCGATCGTCGGCGAGGATAAATTCGCGGTCATTGAAGGGTACAATCTTCACTATGTTGACGCCGGCGGCGGCTACCCATTCGTGCTGATCGGCGGAGGGATACATTATACCCACCATTGGGACCCTTACATGGCGGAGCTTGCCGCCCAATACCGGGTAATAAACATCGATCATTTGGGCGCGGGAGAATCGGATAAGCCAAACTATTTCTTTGGCTACACGACCGAGGAGCAGGCGGAAATTGTCAACGCGTTGCTCGATCAGATCGGGATCAAAGAGGCGTATTTGCTTGGCTATTGCTATGGCGGTTCGGTGGCGATGTATCTGGCCGGAAAATACCCGGAAAAATACAAAAAGGTCGTGGCGATAGAGGGCTTTGTGGTTGGCCTCAACAACATCCCGATCGAGGGGAACACCGAACTGCGGCGGCAAGCGGTCACCCTTCGTCATGACGTCGAGTATCTTGGGGCTTATTTACTGCGGGATTTTGTCTGCGCCAGTTACCGGCTCGATTATCCATACTTTAACGAGAAAATGTGGTTTCAGGTCAACCGGTCGATCCTTTATATTGATATCGGTGAAAAAGTTAAGGGAATGAAGGCTTCGCTTCTCTATTATGCCGGGACCAAATCCTGGGCTAAAGATTTTCTTGCGCCGACCAAAGAATTTGTCAGAAAGAACGTCAAGGATTTAGAATATATTGAGATTGAAGGGGCCGGTCATGATGTTGACCGCTACGATCAAAAAGAGTTTATGCGGCGATTGCTGGCCTTTCTCAAGCAATAA
- a CDS encoding outer membrane lipoprotein-sorting protein → MKKVFLSLFGGFLLSTVLFASMASVDLIVKQVQLNQDKILDMYAETTTTVSSSMTVPGSDKNTPQTMTQKGRVWTKGKEKSKVEMLSPVKQITVTNGDQMMMVDVETGRKVVQDLKKLREKSGLPASSQQMDLEKAKEYFDFTVSSQGVPGGKTVYIISGIPKKENKFLAKMELYIDGDRWVATKIVMYGEKGRVVSQSDISYEQIGGIWVPVKNASYVTTPAGRMEVEMVFNNIKINRGISNAFFKVE, encoded by the coding sequence ATGAAAAAGGTGTTTTTGAGTTTATTTGGCGGCTTCTTACTGTCAACGGTGCTATTCGCTTCCATGGCTTCGGTTGATCTGATCGTTAAGCAGGTCCAACTGAACCAGGATAAGATCCTCGACATGTACGCGGAAACGACTACGACCGTTAGTTCCAGTATGACCGTGCCAGGATCGGACAAAAATACCCCGCAAACGATGACCCAAAAAGGGCGAGTTTGGACCAAAGGGAAGGAAAAATCGAAGGTTGAAATGCTTTCCCCGGTCAAGCAGATTACGGTTACCAACGGCGATCAAATGATGATGGTGGACGTTGAAACCGGGCGGAAGGTCGTCCAGGACTTAAAAAAACTCCGGGAAAAGAGCGGGCTGCCGGCTTCCTCACAGCAGATGGACCTAGAAAAAGCCAAGGAGTATTTTGATTTTACGGTCTCCAGCCAGGGGGTTCCCGGCGGGAAGACCGTTTATATTATTTCCGGCATTCCCAAGAAAGAAAACAAATTCCTGGCCAAAATGGAGCTCTACATCGACGGCGATCGCTGGGTTGCCACCAAGATCGTGATGTATGGTGAAAAGGGCCGGGTGGTCAGTCAATCGGATATCAGCTATGAACAGATCGGCGGGATTTGGGTCCCGGTAAAAAATGCTTCCTATGTCACTACCCCGGCCGGGCGGATGGAGGTTGAGATGGTCTTTAATAACATCAAGATCAATCGCGGGATAAGTAATGCCTTTTTCAAAGTAGAATAA
- a CDS encoding M23 family metallopeptidase, which yields MARPKKKKHFTFMIVPHDAQGQPISFKLPAVWLYGAAFALIFCVVLAGSSVVYSTLISRRLVGYSHALNQNEKQEATIVSFSQKTEEIMGTINKLASEENNLRQMLGLKSWRNQARLPFGPTTPEANKISSDLQNMTLQLVERKKSLEELKAWVRKVQNRLAQTPTSWPIYGRITSGYGYRTSPWRGMHKGIDIQANYGAPARATAGGHVTFTGWIRGYGKAVIVQHENGLSTLYGHCSGYAVSVGQKVNKNQIVCFVGMTGWTTGPHLHYEVRKFETAQNPMAYLDMNVVTASRMWRE from the coding sequence GTGGCAAGACCAAAAAAGAAGAAACATTTTACTTTCATGATCGTTCCGCACGACGCGCAGGGACAGCCGATCAGCTTTAAGCTGCCGGCCGTCTGGCTTTATGGTGCCGCCTTTGCTTTGATCTTTTGTGTTGTCTTGGCCGGTTCTTCCGTTGTTTACTCTACATTAATATCCCGCCGTTTGGTCGGCTACAGCCATGCCCTTAACCAAAATGAAAAGCAGGAAGCGACAATTGTCTCTTTTTCCCAGAAGACCGAGGAAATTATGGGGACCATTAATAAGCTGGCTTCGGAAGAGAACAATCTTCGTCAGATGCTGGGTTTAAAGAGCTGGCGGAACCAAGCCCGCTTGCCCTTTGGCCCGACCACCCCGGAAGCCAACAAAATCTCAAGCGACCTGCAAAATATGACCCTGCAGCTGGTGGAACGGAAGAAAAGCCTGGAAGAACTTAAGGCTTGGGTGAGAAAAGTCCAGAACCGCTTGGCGCAAACTCCGACATCCTGGCCGATCTATGGTAGAATAACCTCGGGTTACGGATATCGAACTTCTCCGTGGCGCGGGATGCACAAGGGGATCGATATTCAGGCGAATTATGGGGCGCCGGCCCGGGCGACGGCCGGGGGTCATGTTACTTTTACCGGCTGGATCAGGGGGTACGGCAAAGCGGTCATCGTTCAACACGAGAACGGGCTTTCCACCTTGTACGGACATTGTTCCGGTTACGCGGTGAGTGTCGGTCAAAAAGTCAACAAGAACCAGATCGTTTGTTTTGTCGGGATGACCGGCTGGACGACGGGGCCTCATTTGCATTACGAAGTCAGAAAATTTGAAACGGCGCAAAATCCGATGGCTTATTTAGACATGAATGTCGTAACCGCCAGTCGGATGTGGAGGGAATAA
- a CDS encoding ATP-binding protein, which yields MNFYSLPPLFTGVLAAFFGLVVLSSNPRSKVNGPFAYLCLSAAWWLASFAGMYLSRNEVIAQVWARIGFIGIAFIPVFALQFSAAFVEFKIPRWIFSSLFLLSGLGSVAGLLTARVYTGVIQYFWGYYPEAGQLYLVFSVYFFALFAVAIWLLALNYFQAQKQGRPLLARQSFFLLLAFASTLLGIADFLPNYQASAYPIGYLSTLIFMAVIIYGTAKVRLLDVELALKRNTIYYLLSTLLTGGLVSLILIGIKYIKITTNHGSLWVGIVAAFIIAILFQPLRNAIERVIDDFLFRQRYSYQLVLSKYINAIAKPEVDLERFSRLFPYLLTKEMFLSAASTMVLDRDKQAYVVRAGEREATDSIGIEIAGDSPLVEELLTRRREIVLEEIQALLKVRGAAYPSERLRLQAIVDEMKKLKATLIIPSISESGYFNKPMLLSTINLGKKFNQEAFSRDDIEFLTTLAHQITMNIEYAFIFEELKKNQAFCIQAEKLAALGTATAGVAHELKNPFTYLYTVVHAMPKRWDDPEFKESVLKMLPSEVERIKLILEGLSDYSKMNNLNAEPVLLAPVIEKVLAILGYEIKRNNVKVVKEYAIDSPIMAMVDKNRIVQVFMNILTNAIQAIGSKGGTVTLAIQPDSGSSHVIFKDTGPGIPAKVLKRIFDPFFTTKEAGTGLGLSITKKILEDQSGSIKFDSVEGQGTTVKITLPSA from the coding sequence ATGAATTTTTACTCTCTACCTCCATTGTTTACCGGGGTCCTGGCCGCGTTCTTCGGCCTGGTTGTCCTATCCAGCAATCCCCGCTCTAAAGTAAACGGCCCCTTCGCCTATTTATGCCTAAGCGCCGCCTGGTGGTTGGCCTCTTTTGCCGGCATGTATCTAAGCCGGAACGAAGTGATCGCTCAAGTTTGGGCGCGGATCGGTTTTATCGGGATCGCTTTTATCCCGGTTTTCGCGCTGCAATTCAGCGCCGCCTTCGTCGAATTCAAAATCCCGCGCTGGATTTTTTCCTCTCTCTTCCTCTTGAGCGGGCTTGGGTCGGTCGCCGGCCTCCTCACCGCCCGGGTTTACACCGGAGTGATCCAATATTTTTGGGGTTACTATCCGGAGGCCGGACAGTTGTACCTGGTGTTTTCCGTCTATTTCTTCGCTCTATTTGCCGTCGCTATCTGGCTCCTGGCTTTGAACTATTTCCAGGCGCAAAAACAGGGGCGCCCGCTTTTGGCCCGCCAATCATTTTTCTTGCTGCTGGCGTTCGCCAGCACCCTGCTGGGCATCGCCGATTTTCTTCCGAATTACCAGGCCTCCGCCTATCCCATCGGCTATCTCTCCACCCTGATCTTTATGGCGGTCATCATCTACGGGACGGCCAAAGTTCGCCTGCTTGACGTGGAGCTGGCGCTCAAACGGAACACAATCTATTATTTATTAAGCACTTTGCTAACCGGCGGACTGGTCTCGTTGATCCTGATCGGGATCAAATACATCAAGATCACGACCAATCACGGTTCCCTTTGGGTCGGGATCGTCGCCGCGTTTATTATCGCGATCCTATTCCAGCCGCTGCGCAACGCCATTGAAAGAGTGATCGACGATTTTCTTTTCCGTCAGCGCTACAGTTACCAATTGGTCTTAAGCAAATACATCAACGCGATCGCCAAACCGGAAGTCGACCTGGAACGCTTCAGTCGCCTCTTCCCCTACCTATTGACCAAAGAGATGTTCCTGTCGGCCGCTTCGACCATGGTCCTCGACCGGGACAAACAGGCCTACGTCGTTCGGGCCGGGGAAAGAGAAGCCACTGATTCGATCGGGATAGAGATCGCCGGCGATTCACCGCTGGTCGAAGAACTCCTCACCCGCCGGCGGGAAATCGTCCTGGAAGAGATCCAAGCCCTGTTGAAAGTCCGGGGGGCCGCTTACCCAAGCGAGCGGCTCCGCCTGCAAGCGATTGTCGACGAAATGAAAAAGCTCAAGGCAACCTTGATCATCCCGAGCATCTCGGAAAGCGGCTACTTCAACAAACCAATGCTCTTGTCGACCATCAATCTCGGCAAGAAATTCAATCAAGAAGCGTTCTCCCGCGATGACATCGAATTCCTGACCACTCTCGCCCACCAGATCACCATGAACATCGAATACGCCTTCATCTTTGAAGAATTGAAGAAAAACCAGGCCTTTTGCATCCAAGCGGAAAAACTGGCCGCGCTCGGGACCGCGACCGCCGGCGTCGCCCATGAGCTGAAAAATCCCTTTACCTATCTGTACACCGTCGTCCACGCCATGCCCAAACGGTGGGACGATCCGGAATTCAAGGAAAGCGTCCTTAAAATGCTCCCCTCTGAAGTCGAACGGATCAAACTGATCCTGGAAGGGCTCTCCGATTATTCCAAGATGAACAATTTAAACGCGGAACCGGTCCTGCTCGCGCCGGTCATCGAAAAGGTTCTCGCGATCCTCGGTTATGAGATCAAGCGGAACAACGTCAAGGTCGTCAAGGAATACGCCATCGACAGCCCGATCATGGCAATGGTCGACAAGAACCGGATCGTTCAGGTCTTTATGAACATTTTGACCAACGCCATTCAAGCGATCGGCAGCAAAGGGGGGACTGTCACCCTCGCCATCCAACCGGATTCCGGCTCCAGCCACGTCATTTTCAAAGATACCGGACCCGGGATCCCGGCTAAAGTGCTCAAAAGGATCTTCGATCCTTTCTTTACCACCAAAGAGGCCGGGACCGGGCTTGGCCTTTCAATTACCAAAAAGATTCTGGAAGACCAGAGCGGCTCGATCAAATTCGACAGCGTTGAAGGCCAGGGAACAACCGTCAAGATCACTCTCCCCTCCGCTTAA